Below is a genomic region from Terriglobales bacterium.
AACAAACCGCAAAGGACACCAAGGAATCGCAAAGGACCTCACGGAGAACCTTTGTGGGACCTTTGTGTCCTTTGTGGTTCGGCTTTCTTGCGCGTAAACTTTCCGGTTTCTTCGGAGAGCCCACTTGAAGCGTGCACTCGTCGTCCTACTTCTGTTTTCTCTCACCGCGTTCGCCCAGCAGGCCGGCAAGAAGCAGCTCACCATCGAGGCCATCTTTGCCGAGGGCGGCATCACCGGCCGCGCCCCCGAGACGGTGAAGTGGTCGCCCGACGGGACCAAGGTGTCGTTCGTGCAGCGCGACGACGCGGGCGAGCACGGCGCGCTCTATTACGTCGACGTTGCCGGCGGTCAGATGAAGCCGGCGGTGCTGGTGGCGGAAGAAAAGCTGGCCGAGATGAAGCCGCCGGCGGAGAAGGCGGCGAAGGACGACCGCGAGAAAGAGCGGCGGTCGCGGTATTCGGTCGCGGGATATCACTGGGCGCCGGACTCGCAGCATTTGCTGTTCGATTCCGGCGGGCGGCTCTGGCTCTACTCGCTCAAGGACGGCAAGGCGCAGATGATGGGCCCCGGCGACGACCCGAAGTTCTCGCCCGACGGCAGCCGCATCGCCTTCGTCCGCGAGCACGACCTCTGGGTCCGCGACCTCGCCAGCGGCAAGGAGAAGCAGCTCACCAAGGACGGCAACGAGAACCTGCTCAACGGCGAGGTCGATTGGGTGTACGCCGAGGAGCTCGACGTCCGCTCGAACTACTTCTGGTCGCCGGACGGCAAGCACATCGTCTTCCTGCAGATGAACGAGAGCAAGGTCCCGACCTATCCCATCGTGGACTGGATCCCGACGCACCCGACGGTCGACAACATGAAGTACCCCAAGGCGGGCGACCCGAACCCGCAGGTGCGCGTGGGCGTGGTCAAGGCGAGCGGCGGGAGCGTGAAGTGGTACGAGCTGCCGGCGTATGAGTACGTGCCGCGCTTCGGGTGGCTGCGCGACGGGATGCTGTGGGTGCAGACGCTGAATCGCGAACAGGACAAGCTGGAGCTGTACTTCGTCGAGGCGAAGTCGGGGAGATCGCGCATGGTGCTGCGCGAGTCGCAGCCCGACGCGTGGGTCGAAGTGACGAACGACTTCCGGCCGCTAAAGTCGGGCGACCGGTTCCTGTGGTCAAGCTGGCGCGACGGGCACACGCACCTTTATCTCTACAGCTTCGACAAGGCCGACCCACTGGCGGGCGAGGCAAGGCTCGTTCGTCAGCTCACCAAGGGCGACTGGGAGACCTTCGGCATCCAGGCGGCCGATGACGCGAGCGGGATGGTCTACTTCACGGCGAGCGAGGGCGACGACCGCCAGCGCAACCTCTACTCCGTGAAGCTCGACGGCACCGGCTTCCAGAAGCTCTCGCAGGAGAAGGGCACGCACTCGGCGAGCTTCGCGCCCGACAACAAGCACTACGTGGACAACTACTCCGCGCTGATGACGCCGCCGCGCATGTCGGTGTGCGCGGTCGGCGCGACGTGCGAGAGGTTCTGGGACGCGAAGCCGCTGGCGGACTTCGACCTCATCACGCCGCAGTTCGTGGACTTCAAGGCGGAAGACGGCACCGTGCTGCACGCCACGCTGCTGATGGGAAGCGAGAGGACCGCGCAGCAGCGGGAAGAGGTTGGGATGCGGGTCAGCAACCGCGTCCCTGTGCTGATGAATCCCTACGGCGGCCCCAGCGGGCAGGTCTCGCGCGACGCCTGGGGCGGAACGACCTTCCTCTTCCACCAGCTCCTGGCGAAGAACGGAATCGCCATCCTGCAAGTGGACAACCGCGGCATGGGCGGACGCGGGAAGAAGTTCGCCGCCGCACTG
It encodes:
- a CDS encoding DPP IV N-terminal domain-containing protein, which gives rise to MKRALVVLLLFSLTAFAQQAGKKQLTIEAIFAEGGITGRAPETVKWSPDGTKVSFVQRDDAGEHGALYYVDVAGGQMKPAVLVAEEKLAEMKPPAEKAAKDDREKERRSRYSVAGYHWAPDSQHLLFDSGGRLWLYSLKDGKAQMMGPGDDPKFSPDGSRIAFVREHDLWVRDLASGKEKQLTKDGNENLLNGEVDWVYAEELDVRSNYFWSPDGKHIVFLQMNESKVPTYPIVDWIPTHPTVDNMKYPKAGDPNPQVRVGVVKASGGSVKWYELPAYEYVPRFGWLRDGMLWVQTLNREQDKLELYFVEAKSGRSRMVLRESQPDAWVEVTNDFRPLKSGDRFLWSSWRDGHTHLYLYSFDKADPLAGEARLVRQLTKGDWETFGIQAADDASGMVYFTASEGDDRQRNLYSVKLDGTGFQKLSQEKGTHSASFAPDNKHYVDNYSALMTPPRMSVCAVGATCERFWDAKPLADFDLITPQFVDFKAEDGTVLHATLLMGSERTAQQREEVGMRVSNRVPVLMNPYGGPSGQVSRDAWGGTTFLFHQLLAKNGIAILQVDNRGMGGRGKKFAAALKRNFGEIELKDQMAALDQALPQFPTLSRERIGWWGWSYGGYMTLYAMTRTDRVKAGVSVAPVTDWKDYDSIYTERYMSTPQNNAEAYRKSSPVFNAKDLHGALLEVHGTSDDNVHMQNSIQMTNAFIEGGKQFRLMVYPRKTHGIAGSAARTHLFHMIQEHLERELLGK